A DNA window from Choloepus didactylus isolate mChoDid1 chromosome 9, mChoDid1.pri, whole genome shotgun sequence contains the following coding sequences:
- the IRS1 gene encoding insulin receptor substrate 1, with the protein MASPPDTDSFSDVRKVGYLRKPKSMHKRFFVLRAASEAGGPARLEYYENEKKWRHKSSAPKRSIPLESCFNINKRADSKNKHLVALYTRDEHFAIAADSEAEQDSWYQALLQLHNRAKGHHDGAAAPGAGGCGGSCSGSSGLGEAGEDLSYGDVPPGPAFKEVWQVILKPKGLGQTKNLIGIYRLCLTSKTISFVKLNSEAAAVVLQLMNIRRCGHSENFFFIEVGRSAVTGPGEFWMQVDDSVVAQNMHETILEAMRAMSDEFRPRSKSQSSSNCSNPISVPLRRHHLNNPPPSQVGLTRRSRTESITATSPASMVGGKPGSFRVRASSDGEGTMSRPASVDGSPVSPSTNRTHAHRHRGSSRLHPPLNHSRSIPMPSSRCSPSATSPVSLSSSSTSGHGSTSDCLFPRRSSASVSGSPSDGGFISSDEYGSSPCDFRSSFRSVTPDSLGHTPPARGEEELSNYICMGSKGASTLTAPNGHYVLSRGGNGLRYVPGAGLGTSPALVGEEAASAADLDNRFRKRTHSAGTSPTISHQKTPSQSSVTSIEEYTEMMPTYPPGGGSGGRLPAYRHSAFVPTHSSYPEEGLEMHPLERCGSHHHHRPDASTLHTDDGYMPMSPGVAPVPGSRKGGGDYMPMSPKSVSAPQQIINPIRRHPQRVDPNGYMMMSPSGSCSPDIGGGPSSGSNAPPSGSSFGKLWTNGVGGHHPHPLPHSKAPLESSGGKPLPCAGDYMNMSPVGDSTTSSPSDGYYGPEDSQHRPILSYYSLPRSFKHSQRPGEPEESARHQHLRLSTSSGRLLYAATAEDSSSSTSSDSLGGGYCGARPEPGHPHLHHQVLQPHLPRKVDTAAQTNSRLVRPTRLSLGDPKASTLPRAREQQPQQQQPLLHPPEPKSPGEYVNIEFGGDQPVYLSGPVASVRCLSQLQPAPREEETGTEEYMNMDLGPGRRAAWQESTGVEMGRMGQAPPGAANVCRPTRAVPSSRGDYMAMQMGCPRQSYVDTCPVTLVSYADMRTGIAAEEVSLPGATAAAPSSSSSSAAAASPTGPQGAAELAVRSSLLGGPQGPGDMSAFTRVNLSPNRNQSAKVIRADLQGCRRRHSSETFSSTPSATRVGNTVPFGGGTVAGAGSGGGSSSSEDVKRHSSASFENVWLRPGELGITPKEPAQVCRATGGLENGLNYIDLDLVKDFKQHPQECPPQPQPPPPLPPHQPLGSSERSMASRSSEDLSTYASISFQKQPEDLQ; encoded by the coding sequence ATGGCGAGCCCTCCGGACACCGACAGTTTCTCGGACGTGCGCAAGGTGGGCTACCTGCGCAAACCCAAGAGCATGCACAAGCGCTTCTTCGTACTGCGGGCAGCCAGCGAGGCGGGGGGCCCGGCGCGTCTTGAGTACTACGAGAACGAAAAGAAGTGGCGGCACAAGTCGAGCGCCCCCAAACGCTCGATCCCCCTGGAGAGCTGCTTCAATATCAACAAGCGGGCGGACTCCAAGAACAAGCACCTGGTGGCCCTCTATACCCGGGACGAGCATTTTGCCATCGCGGCTGACAGCGAGGCCGAGCAGGACAGCTGGTACCAGGCCCTCCTGCAGCTGCACAACCGTGCCAAGGGGCACCACGACGGGGCCGCGGCCCCCGGGGCGGGCGGCTGCGGGGGCAGCTGCAGCGGCAGCTCAGGCCTTGGCGAGGCTGGGGAGGACTTGAGCTACGGGGACGTGCCCCCAGGACCTGCGTTCAAGGAGGTCTGGCAGGTGATCCTGAAACCCAAGGGCCTGGGGCAGACAAAGAATCTGATTGGCATCTACCGCCTCTGCCTGACCAGCAAGACCATCAGCTTCGTGAAGTTGAATTCGGAGGCGGCGGCCGTGGTGCTGCAGTTGATGAACATCCGACGCTGCGGCCACTCGGAGAACTTCTTCTTCATCGAGGTGGGCCGCTCGGCTGTGACGGGGCCCGGGGAGTTCTGGATGCAGGTGGATGACTCGGTGGTGGCCCAGAACATGCATGAGACCATCCTAGAGGCCATGCGGGCCATGAGCGACGAGTTCCGCCCTCGCAGCAAGAGCCAGTCCTCCTCCAACTGCTCCAACCCCATCAGCGTCCCCCTGCGCAGGCACCACCTCAACAACCCCCCTCCCAGCCAGGTGGGGCTGACCCGCCGCTCGCGCACCGAGAGCATCACCGCCACCTCCCCTGCCAGCATGGTGGGCGGGAAGCCGGGCTCCTTCCGCGTGCGCGCCTCCAGCGATGGCGAAGGCACCATGTCCCGCCCGGCCTCGGTGGACGGCAGCCCGGTGAGCCCAAGCACCAACAGGACCCATGCCCACCggcatcggggcagctcccggctGCACCCGCCGCTCAACCACAGTCGCTCCATCCCCATGCCTTCTTCTCGCTGCTCGCCTTCGGCCACCAGCCCGGTCAGTCTCTCGTCCAGCAGCACCAGTGGCCACGGCTCCACCTCCGACTGTCTCTTCCCACGGCGGTCCAGCGCCTCGGTGTCTGGCTCCCCCAGCGATGGCGGGTTCATCTCCTCGGATGAGTATGGCTCCAGTCCCTGCGATTTCCGGAGTTCCTTCCGCAGTGTCACCCCGGATTCCCTGGGCCACACCCCACCCGCCCGTGGCGAGGAGGAGTTGAGCAACTATATCTGCATGGGCAGCAAGGGGGCCTCCACCCTGACTGCACCCAATGGTCACTACGTCTTGTCGCGGGGCGGCAATGGCCTCCGCTACGTCCCTGGAGCTGGCTTGGGCACAAGCCCCGCCCTGGTTGGAGAGGAAGCAGCCAGTGCTGCAGATCTGGATAATCGGTTCCGGAAGAGGACTCACTCAGCTGGCACATCCCCTACCATTTCCCACCAGAAGACCCCATCCCAGTCCTCAGTGACTTCCATCGAGGAGTACACAGAGATGATGCCTACCTACCCGCCAGGAGGTGGCAGTGGAGGCCGACTGCCCGCCTACCGGCACTCCGCCTTTGTCCCCACCCACTCCTCCTACCCGGAGGAGGGTCTGGAAATGCACCCCTTGGAGAGGTGCGGGAGCCACCACCATCACCGACCAGATGCCTCCACCCTCCACACTGATGATGGCTACATGCCCATGTCCCCAGGGGTGGCCCCAGTGCCCGGCAGCCGCAAGGGCGGTGGGGACTACATGCCCATGAGCCCCAAGAGCGTGTCTGCCCCACAGCAGATCATCAACCCCATCAGACGCCATCCTCAGAGAGTGGACCCCAATGGCTACATGATGATGTCCCCAAGTGGCAGCTGCTCTCCTGACATTGGCGGTGGGCCCAGCAGCGGCAGCAATGCCCCACCTTCTGGGAGCAGCTTTGGGAAGCTATGGACAAATGGGGTAGGGGGGCACCACCCTCATCCCCTGCCTCACTCCAAAGCACCCTTGGAGAGCAGTGGTGGCAAGCCCTTGCCTTGCGCAGGTGACTACATGAACATGTCGCCAGTGGGGGACTCTACCACCAGCAGCCCTTCTGATGGTTACTATGGCCCTGAGGACTCCCAGCACAGGCCGATCCTCTCCTACTACTCGTTGCCAAGGTCCTTTAAGCACAGCCAGCGCCCAGGGGAGCCAGAGGAGAGTGCCCGCCACCAGCACCTCCGCCTTTCCACAAGCTCTGGTCGCCTCCTCTATGCCGCTACTGCAGAAGATTCTTCCTCCTCCACCAGCAGTGACAGCCTGGGAGGGGGATACTGTGGAGCGAGGCCGGAGCCTGGCCACCCGCATCTCCACCATCAGGTCCTGCAGCCCCATCTGCCTCGGAAGGTGGACACGGCTGCTCAGACCAACAGCCGCCTCGTCCGGCCCACGAGGCTATCCCTGGGAGATCCCAAGGCCAGCACCTTACCTCGGGCCCGAGAACAGCAgccgcagcagcagcagcccctgcTGCACCCTCCAGAGCCCAAGAGCCCAGGGGAATATGTGAATATTGAATTTGGGGGTGATCAGCCTGTATACTTGTCTGGCCCGGTGGCTTCTGTCAGGTGCCTGTCCCAGCTCCAGCCAGCTCCTAGAGAGGAAGAGACTGGCACCGAGGAATACATGAACATGGACCTGGGGCCTGGCCGGAGGGCAGCCTGGCAGGAGAGCACTGGGGTCGAGATGGGCAGGATGGGCCAGGCACCTCCCGGGGCTGCCAATGTGTGCAGGCCAACCCGGGCTGTGCCCAGTAGCCGGGGAGACTACATGGCCATGCAGATGGGGTGTCCCCGTCAGAGCTATGTGGATACCTGTCCAGTGACCCTTGTCAGCTATGCTGACATGCGGACGGGCATTGCTGCAGAGGAGGTGAGCCTTCCTGGGGCCACGGCGgctgctccctcctcttcctcttcctcagcAGCTGCTGCTTCCCCCACGGGGCCTCAAGGAGCAGCTGAACTGGCTGTCCGCTCTTCTCTGCTGGGGGGCCCACAGGGACCTGGGGACATGAGCGCCTTCACCAGGGTAAACCTCAGTCCCAATCGCAACCAGAGTGCCAAAGTTATCCGGGCGGACCTGCAAGGGTGCCGGAGGAGGCATAGCTCGGAGACCTTCTCCTCGACGCCCAGTGCCACCCGGGTGGGCAACACAGTACCCTTTGGAGGGGGAACCGTAGCAGGGGCAGGCAGcggtggtggcagcagcagcagtgagGATGTGAAACGCCACAGTTCTGCCTCCTTTGAGAATGTGTGGCTGAGGCCTGGGGAACTTGGGATCACCCCCAAGGAGCCGGCCCAGGTGTGTCGGGCCACTGGGGGGCTGGAGAATGGTCTTAACTACATAGACCTGGATTTGGTCAAGGACTTTAAACAACACCCTCAAGAGTGCCCCCCTCAACCGCAgccacctccacccctgcccccacatCAGCCCCTTGGCAGCAGTGAGAGGAGCATGGCCAGCCGCTCTAGTGAGGATTTAAGCACCTATGCCAGCATCAGTTTCCAGAAGCAGCCAGAGGACCTCCAGTAG